From the Acidilutibacter cellobiosedens genome, one window contains:
- a CDS encoding penicillin-binding protein 1A codes for MAENKRTQKKKKKGKKLKIFLLILFLLIVSAIGAVGGIVIAIAKDAPKIDPTNIDSILSQTSFILDPEGNEIEKIQTQEYRTVVDLDKIPKNLQNAFIAIEDERFRSHIGIDPKGIVKSTIDNIRAGAIVRGASTITQQLARNLYLNNDVKWDRKIKEAYLALQIEKVLTKDQILEAYLNRIYLGQGAYGAQGAAQTYFSKNVEDLTLAQCALIAGVVKSPYKYPPYKTVKPENFDSSTQYEVGELDILGEKYIAVYNEDAVERQKIVLMKMKELGYISEEEYQEALKEDIKTELKPGRKKITGISSYFTDYVKSQVIDALVNELGYSREDAENELFTGGLRIYSTMDVDMQHKLEEIYKNFTEELFNVKSAKAPILIDWKLDKNKNILGENNNIIYYKQENLFNKNYDLIVEKGTFELGDTGLKINNKKFSVYNNSITISDYYNINEKKNLVTHNVGALSVPEKSLTKGDNKEFLISKEFLNENKDFYSIDEKGNLLINSKYFFRSSDGVVQPQSATVILDYRTGEIKALVGGRDIEGAKLLNRATSSRRQPGSSIKPIAVYLPALDNGYTAATPIDDVPYYDHNGNIWPRNSYKGYKGITTLRASVEQSINVNSVKTLSDIGIKTSMEYLTKLGIINSDDPKNDSFVSSAENKKNNDENLSALGLGGMTKGLTPLELTAAYGAIADGGTYTKPLSFTKILDKDGNVLIENTPQRNKVVSEGVAFVMSDILRTTVTNGIAGRAQIPNMPTAGKTGTTQNQADIWFVGFTPYYAAGVWIGNDSPQITLTKGSSMAATLWQKIMTDVHEGLEKKNFEKPDSIVTAQICTQSGKLPTSLCARDPRGSTVRSEIFVKGTVPTEQCDVHVELDIDTVTNKIANKYCPPGNVEKRVFIKRNPPYKPAEHGGILPNDYKYTAPTEVCDVHNQENSVNDWLNDWFNNGNDNNDNGNDDNNGNENNNNGNNENNNGNGNDDNNNWNDDDNNGNNGNNNGNTDQNNVSP; via the coding sequence GTGGCTGAAAATAAAAGAACACAAAAAAAGAAAAAGAAAGGAAAAAAACTTAAGATATTTTTATTAATTTTATTTTTACTTATAGTTTCTGCCATAGGCGCAGTAGGAGGTATAGTTATAGCAATAGCAAAAGACGCACCAAAGATCGATCCTACAAATATCGATTCAATTTTAAGTCAGACATCTTTTATTTTAGATCCTGAAGGAAATGAGATTGAAAAAATTCAAACTCAAGAATATAGAACTGTTGTAGATTTAGATAAAATACCAAAAAATTTACAAAACGCTTTTATTGCCATCGAAGATGAAAGATTTCGATCACATATAGGAATAGATCCAAAGGGTATTGTCAAGTCAACGATAGATAACATTAGAGCCGGAGCAATCGTAAGAGGTGCAAGTACTATAACTCAGCAGTTAGCAAGAAACCTATACTTAAATAATGACGTTAAATGGGACAGAAAAATAAAAGAGGCATATTTAGCATTACAAATTGAGAAAGTACTGACAAAAGATCAAATCTTGGAGGCTTATTTAAATAGAATATATTTAGGCCAAGGAGCTTACGGTGCTCAGGGGGCTGCCCAAACATATTTTTCAAAAAATGTGGAAGACCTGACACTTGCCCAATGTGCATTAATTGCGGGAGTAGTTAAAAGCCCTTATAAATATCCCCCATACAAAACAGTAAAGCCGGAAAATTTCGACAGCTCAACTCAATACGAAGTTGGAGAATTGGATATTTTAGGCGAGAAATATATTGCCGTATATAACGAAGACGCAGTTGAAAGGCAAAAAATTGTCCTCATGAAAATGAAAGAATTAGGCTATATAAGTGAAGAAGAATATCAAGAGGCATTAAAGGAGGACATAAAAACCGAGCTCAAGCCAGGAAGAAAAAAAATTACCGGCATCTCTTCATATTTTACTGATTATGTAAAATCCCAGGTAATCGATGCATTAGTAAATGAATTAGGATATTCAAGGGAAGACGCCGAGAATGAGTTATTTACCGGAGGATTACGAATATATTCAACTATGGATGTCGACATGCAGCATAAATTAGAGGAAATATATAAGAATTTTACTGAAGAACTTTTCAATGTAAAAAGTGCTAAAGCACCCATACTTATTGATTGGAAACTCGATAAAAATAAAAACATTTTAGGCGAAAACAATAACATCATATATTATAAACAAGAAAATTTATTTAATAAAAATTATGATTTAATAGTTGAAAAAGGAACTTTTGAATTAGGAGATACAGGGTTAAAAATAAATAATAAAAAGTTCTCCGTTTACAACAATAGCATCACCATCTCTGATTATTACAATATTAATGAAAAGAAAAATCTCGTGACTCATAATGTTGGGGCTTTATCTGTACCTGAAAAAAGTCTCACTAAAGGTGACAATAAAGAATTTCTGATTTCAAAGGAATTTTTAAATGAAAATAAAGATTTTTATTCCATTGATGAAAAAGGAAACCTTCTAATAAATTCAAAATACTTTTTCAGAAGCAGCGATGGAGTTGTACAGCCTCAATCCGCAACGGTTATATTGGATTATAGGACAGGAGAAATAAAGGCTTTAGTTGGCGGAAGGGATATCGAAGGAGCAAAATTGTTAAACAGAGCTACTTCTTCCAGAAGACAGCCCGGTTCTTCCATTAAGCCAATTGCAGTGTATCTTCCTGCTTTAGATAACGGTTATACTGCGGCTACTCCTATCGATGATGTTCCATATTATGATCATAACGGGAATATTTGGCCTAGAAATTCCTATAAGGGATATAAAGGAATAACTACCTTAAGAGCTTCCGTAGAACAATCTATTAACGTAAACTCTGTAAAAACACTGTCTGATATAGGAATAAAAACTTCAATGGAATATTTAACGAAATTGGGGATTATAAACTCGGATGATCCTAAAAATGACAGTTTCGTTTCAAGTGCTGAAAATAAAAAAAATAATGATGAAAATTTATCAGCATTAGGGCTGGGCGGAATGACGAAAGGTCTTACTCCCTTGGAGCTAACCGCGGCTTATGGAGCTATTGCAGACGGAGGTACTTATACAAAGCCCCTGTCTTTTACTAAAATATTGGATAAGGACGGCAATGTGCTTATAGAAAATACTCCTCAAAGAAATAAGGTAGTATCAGAAGGTGTAGCGTTCGTAATGTCTGATATATTGAGGACAACTGTTACTAACGGAATAGCCGGAAGGGCACAAATTCCTAATATGCCTACTGCCGGCAAAACCGGTACTACTCAAAACCAAGCTGATATTTGGTTTGTAGGTTTTACTCCCTATTATGCGGCGGGGGTGTGGATCGGAAATGATTCTCCTCAAATAACTTTAACAAAGGGAAGTTCCATGGCAGCAACATTGTGGCAAAAAATAATGACCGATGTTCACGAAGGATTGGAAAAAAAGAATTTTGAAAAACCTGATAGCATAGTGACCGCTCAAATATGTACCCAATCGGGAAAATTGCCCACAAGTTTATGTGCCCGTGATCCAAGAGGCAGTACCGTCCGCAGTGAAATTTTCGTAAAGGGGACTGTGCCTACCGAGCAGTGCGATGTTCACGTAGAGTTAGACATTGATACCGTAACAAATAAAATTGCTAACAAATATTGTCCTCCCGGAAATGTAGAAAAAAGAGTTTTCATAAAAAGAAATCCTCCGTATAAACCTGCGGAACACGGTGGAATTCTTCCTAATGATTATAAATATACTGCTCCGACGGAAGTATGTGATGTCCATAATCAGGAAAACAGTGTAAATGATTGGTTGAATGATTGGTTTAATAACGGAAACGACAATAATGATAATGGAAATGATGATAATAACGGTAATGAGAACAACAATAACGGCAATAATGAAAACAACAACGGGAATGGAAATGACGATAACAATAATTGGAATGATGATGATAATAACGGCAATAATGGGAACA